In Erigeron canadensis isolate Cc75 chromosome 1, C_canadensis_v1, whole genome shotgun sequence, a single window of DNA contains:
- the LOC122585155 gene encoding protein transport protein Sec61 subunit beta: MARGSSQSQTTTGSTNSRPGPLGAVPRGSPAATAGLRRRRLTTGSSTATTGGGGNSGNNMLRFYTDDAPGLKISPTVVLVMSVVFIGFVTALHVFGKLYRRSSTV; the protein is encoded by the coding sequence ATGGCTAGAGGTTCATCACAATCTCAAACCACTACCGGTTCCACCAATTCCCGACCCGGTCCACTCGGCGCCGTCCCTCGTGGCTCCCCTGCCGCTACTGCCGGCTTGCGACGCCGCCGTCTCACCACCGGATCATCCACAGCCACCaccggtggtggtggtaataGCGGCAACAACATGCTTAGATTCTACACTGATGACGCTCCCGGCCTTAAGATCTCACCGACAGTGGTCCTCGTGATGAGTGTGGTGTTTATCGGTTTCGTCACCGCTCTTCATGTTTTCGGTAAACTATATCGCCGTTCCTCTACTGTTTGA
- the LOC122581692 gene encoding MLO-like protein 3, whose protein sequence is MVTGGGAPSSRHTLQNTPTWALATVCFVFIFLGLVIEHLFHIASRWLRKHRKTALYEAVEKLKSVLMILGFMSLILTVTQRSISKICIPKKVAYSMLPCHRISETSLQTTQAYELYYASSPRFAPEEDVVRPQQRLLASDSTSFNLTGHCASKGMMSFISEEGVNQLSTFICVLAIMQIVQSVATMSLGRAKMKSWKAWEQETQTIEYLVANDPGRFRFARQTTFGQRHMNDPIDTPILLWIKCFFRQFFHSVAKVDYFTLRHGFISAHLSTNNTFNFRKYIQRSLEDDYKVVVGISPFMWFLLVIFMLIDIHGWHMYLWVSLLPLTIVLVLGTKLLVIVAKMALQLKEQNKVIIGAPLVTPNDDLFWFSDPQFVLTLLHYILFVNAFEFAFFVWVMLQYGIDSCFHESTAILVSRVVLAVTVQVICSYITLPLYALVTQMGSQYKSTVLEDQTRHVIKQWHAEVKQKRKKKTQTPRDSPISNIDTQLMNSKEIVQNHQTPSVSEFASRVLSETSEIVEEIQEAI, encoded by the exons ATGGTGACGGGAGGAGGAGCACCCTCATCTAGGCATACATTACAAAACACACCTACTTGGGCATTGGCGACAGTTTGCTTTGTCTTCATCTTTTTGGGACTTGTTATCGAACACCTATTCCATATTGCCTCACGG TGGCTTAGGAAGCATAGGAAAACAGCATTATACGAAGCCGTAGAGAAGCTCAAATCAG TTTTGATGATTTTGGGATTCATGTCACTAATACTCACGGTCACTCAAAGATCGATCTCCAAAATCTGCATACCAAAGAAAGTTGCATATTCCATGCTACCATGTCACAGAATCTCCGAGACATCATTGCAAACAACTCAGGCATATGAGCTCTATTATGCCTCCTCTCCCCGATTTGCCCCTGAAGAGGATGTGGTTCGACCCCAACAGAGACTACTAGCTTCGGATTCCACCAGTTTCAATTTGACTGGTCATTGTGCTTCAAAG GGGATGATGTCATTTATATCAGAAGAAGGGGTTAATCAGCTGAGTACATTTATATGTGTCTTAGCTATCATGCAAATAGTCCAAAGTGTTGCTACCATGAGTTTGGGAAGAGCCAAG ATGAAAAGCTGGAAAGCATGGGAGCAAGAAACTCAAACAATTGAATATCTGGTGGCCAatg ATCCTGGCAGGTTTAGATTTGCAAGACAAACGACATTTGGACAACGACATATGAATGATCCAATCGATACACCTATTTTGTTGTGGATT AAATGTTTCTTCCGGCAATTCTTTCATTCAGTGGCCAAAGTCGACTATTTCACCCTGCGTCATGGATTTATCTCA GCTCATTTGTCTACAAACAACACCTTCAACTTTCGCAAGTATATACAACGCTCCTTGGAAGATGACTACAAGGTTGTAGTCGGCATAAG TCCTTTCATGTGGTTTCTACTTGTTATTTTCATGCTTATTGATATTCATG GTTGGCATATGTATCTTTGGGTATCACTGCTTCCTCTCACT ATTGTTTTGGTCCTTGGAACCAAACTACTAGTGATTGTGGCAAAAATGGCGTTACAGCTCAAGGAACAAAACAAAGTAATCATAGGAGCCCCCTTGGTTACACCTAATGATGATCTCTTCTGGTTTAGTGACCCTCAATTCGTCCTAACTCTATTGCATTACATACTCTTTGTG AATGCATTTGAGTTTGCGTTTTTCGTCTGGGTTATG TTACAATATGGAATAGATTCATGCTTCCATGAAAGTACAGCTATCCTTGTCTCAAGGGTTGTCTTAGC GGTGACGGTTCAAGTCATTTGTAGCTACATTACTCTTCCTCTCTATGCACTAGTGACTCAG ATGGGCTCACAGTACAAAAGCACGGTTCTTGAAGATCAAACAAGGCATGTGATTAAGCAATGGCACGCCGAAGTAAAACAAAAGCGGAAAAAGAAGACCCAAACACCTCGTGATAGTCCAATATCGAATATAGATACTCAACTGATGAACTCCAAGGAGATTGTTCAAAATCATCAAACACCATCAGTTTCCGAATTCGCTTCTCGTGTACTTAGTGAAACAAGTGAAATAGTTGAAGAAATCCAAGAAGCAATTTGA